A portion of the Branchiostoma floridae strain S238N-H82 unplaced genomic scaffold, Bfl_VNyyK Sc7u5tJ_1421, whole genome shotgun sequence genome contains these proteins:
- the LOC118407536 gene encoding SLIT and NTRK-like protein 2, giving the protein MKSMLVFLLIILNEARPTAACSSSCPLNCHCENRGLSSVPQDLPTSIGTLWLYNNVITTLSQSDFSRYSRLLGLHSSNNQISVINPRAFYNLTRLRQLSLEFNRLTSLRADMFVGLVNLMHLFLLYNNIHSIEASTFNATQQLRLLDLRDNHLTTFATSVFVNLTQLSTLLLSGNSMETLPVMAYDILASTQTVDISNNPWQCDCRMLPFKQRMTGSYAFESQIICAGPANLTGKSLLHDVNTDDLFCEETTTTSVVLLEATTVSSGSYFHPVFLIGFISAAIGLLTSAIFLAIWCVKKRVKTRPAPVADLSDVHSNINNAPTRGHYHAWQGASTARSGTVPLPHSFDQSSSVLRPPLPPIMIKAAAPHQDYQQDVQADVHGADALKNYVPLNRHFIYQQTRESRLPKGLAAP; this is encoded by the coding sequence ATGAAGAGTATGCTGGTTTTTCTGCTGATCATCCTGAATGAAGCCAGACCGACCgcagcctgcagcagcagctgtccGTTAAACTGTCACTGCGAAAACAGAGGCCTAAGCAGTGTTCCTCAGGACCTGCCTACAAGCATCGGCACCCTGTGGCTGTATAACAACGTCATCACAACCTTAAGCCAGTCTGACTTCTCCAGGTACAGCAGACTGCTTGGATTACATTCTAGTAACAACCAGATCTCCGTCATCAACCCCAGAGCTTTCTACAACTTAACCAGGTTAAGACAACTGTCTCTTGAATTTAACCGATTAACCAGTCTGAGAGCTGACATGTTTGTGGGACTTGTTAACCTGATGCACCTTTTCCTGCTTTACAACAACATACACAGTATCGAGGCATCGACCTTCAATGCCACCCAGCAGCTCCGCCTTCTTGACCTTCGGGACAACCACCTCACCACCTTTGCAACAAGCGTTTTCGTAAATCTGACTCAGCTCAGCACTCTTTTACTTAGTGGTAACAGCATGGAGACTCTACCAGTCATGGCATATGACATACTGGCCTCCACCCAAACTGTAGACATCTctaacaacccctggcagtgtgactgcagGATGCTTCCCTTTAAGCAACGAATGACCGGGTCTTATGCATTCGAGAGCCAGATCATCTGTGCCGGACCTGCTAACCTTACAGGGAAAAGCTTACTGCATGACGTAAATACTGACGATCTGTTCTGtgaagagacaacaacaacatctgttGTTCTACTGGAAGCTACGACTGTTTCTTCCGGTTCGTACTTCCACCCAGTCTTCCTCATTGGGTTTATAAGCGCGGCCATCGGACTTCTCACCTCGGCCATTTTCCTTGCGATCTGGTGTGTAAAGAAGAGAGTCAAAACGCGCCCTGCCCCTGTGGCAGACCTCAGTGATGTTCACAGCAACATAAACAACGCACCAACCAGAGGTCATTATCACGCATGGCAGGGTGCCTCCACTGCAAGGTCGGGAACAGTCCCGCTTCCGCACAGCTTTGATCAGAGTTCTTCGGTTCTGCGGCCTCCACTTCCACCCATCATGATCAAGGCAGCAGCTCCACATCAGGATTACCAACAGGACGTTCAAGCAGATGTGCATGGTGCTGATGCTTTAAAGAACTACGTACCTCTGAACAGGCATTTCATCTATCAGCAAACCCGCGAATCCCGGCTGCCCAAAGGTCTGGCAGCTCCGTAG